One Desulfurella sp. genomic region harbors:
- a CDS encoding lyase family protein, whose amino-acid sequence MNGKLWAGRFNTGQDNLMEQFSESISYDKRLYKYDILGSIAHVKMLAKQSIIDQEEAEKIIDGLRKIERQIETGEFEFNPQDE is encoded by the coding sequence ATGAATGGTAAATTGTGGGCTGGACGCTTTAATACTGGCCAGGATAATCTAATGGAACAATTTTCAGAAAGTATAAGCTATGATAAGCGTCTTTATAAATATGACATATTAGGCAGCATAGCTCATGTTAAAATGCTTGCTAAGCAATCAATAATTGATCAAGAAGAAGCCGAGAAAATTATTGATGGTTTACGTAAAATTGAAAGACAGATTGAAACAGGTGAATTTGAATTTAATCCACAAGATGAAG